One segment of Carcharodon carcharias isolate sCarCar2 chromosome 16, sCarCar2.pri, whole genome shotgun sequence DNA contains the following:
- the LOC121288967 gene encoding cytochrome c oxidase subunit NDUFA4-like: protein MNALSRSIRSLCTSTEGGSGGERRGGTAIILGLMICQAKSHPSLIPFFVFIGAGSVEASMYLLWLAVHNPDVSWNHKNNPEHWDKLASTQQYKFFTVNMDYSKLKKNQPDF from the exons atgaatgctCTCAGCCGTTCCATTAG gtccctttgtacatcaacggAGGGTGGAAGCGGTGGGGAGAGAAGAGGGGGAACTGCCATCATATTGGGATTGATGATCTGCCAGGCCAAGAGCCACCCGAGCTTAATTCCATTCTTTGTCTTCATTGGTGCTGGAAGTGTTGAAGCAAGCATGTATCTCCTGTGGCTTGCTGTCCATAACCCTGATGTGAGCTGGAATCACAAGAACAACCCTGAGCATTGGGATAAGTTAGCATCCACTCAGCAGTACAAGTTCTTTACTGTGAACATGGACTACAGCAAACTGAAGAAGAATCAACCAGACTTCTAA